A single Paenibacillus kribbensis DNA region contains:
- a CDS encoding aldo/keto reductase, producing MKYNRLGNSGLQVSELGLGTNSFGKRADQQTSINIIHAALDQGINFVDTANIYAGSESERIIGLALEGRRQSVVLATKAGLPKHEGPGGSGSSRHHLMQELEGSLLRLKTDYVDLYQIHTFDPYTPLEETLRTLDDMVSAGKVRYIGASNYAAWEMMKALGISEAQKLVKYVSIQCSYSLADRTPEMELLPLCLDQGIGIIPYFPLAGGILTGKYAGGGAAPVGSRAETDPNFSRFLSPERIELGKQVKGIAEELGTSPTALSLAWLMNRPAVSTVIVGATQVEQVQHNLHSVSVHLDASTLGKLEQASLSFRSGEPFAFYRLP from the coding sequence GTGAAATATAATCGTTTGGGAAACAGTGGGCTTCAGGTGTCTGAGCTTGGCCTTGGCACCAATTCCTTCGGTAAAAGAGCGGACCAGCAGACTTCGATAAATATCATCCATGCTGCGCTCGACCAGGGAATTAATTTTGTGGATACCGCCAATATTTATGCTGGTTCGGAATCGGAAAGAATTATCGGGCTGGCGTTGGAAGGTAGACGGCAATCTGTCGTTCTTGCCACCAAAGCAGGTCTTCCGAAGCACGAAGGACCAGGGGGGAGCGGATCTTCCCGCCATCACCTGATGCAGGAGCTTGAGGGCAGCTTGCTCCGTCTGAAGACCGATTATGTCGATTTGTACCAGATTCACACATTCGACCCCTACACTCCGTTGGAGGAAACGCTACGCACGCTTGACGATATGGTCTCCGCAGGTAAAGTGCGTTATATCGGTGCTTCCAATTACGCAGCCTGGGAAATGATGAAGGCGCTGGGGATCAGCGAAGCGCAGAAGCTGGTCAAGTACGTCTCGATTCAGTGCAGCTACTCCCTCGCCGATCGTACGCCGGAGATGGAGCTGCTCCCGCTCTGCCTCGATCAAGGGATCGGGATCATTCCCTATTTCCCGCTTGCCGGAGGTATTCTCACCGGCAAATATGCCGGAGGTGGTGCCGCACCTGTTGGCTCCAGAGCCGAAACCGATCCTAACTTCAGCCGCTTCCTTAGCCCCGAGCGAATTGAACTCGGAAAGCAAGTAAAAGGAATCGCTGAAGAGCTGGGCACTTCGCCCACGGCGCTGTCATTGGCCTGGCTGATGAACAGGCCCGCCGTTTCTACTGTTATTGTTGGAGCCACCCAGGTAGAGCAGGTGCAGCATAATCTGCACAGTGTCTCCGTTCATCTGGATGCATCAACGCTGGGCAAGCTGGAGCAAGCCAGCCTTTCCTTCCGCAGCGGCGAGCCGTTCGCATTCTATCGGCTGCCATAG